The proteins below are encoded in one region of Vulpes lagopus strain Blue_001 chromosome 10, ASM1834538v1, whole genome shotgun sequence:
- the NLGN2 gene encoding neuroligin-2 isoform X1 produces the protein MWLLALCLVGLAGAQRGGGGPGGGAPGSPGLGLSSLGEERFPVVNTAYGRVRGVRRELNNEILGPVVQFLGVPYATPPLGARRFQPPEAPASWPGVRNATTLPPACPQNLHGALPSIMLPVWFTDNLEAAATYVQNQSEDCLYLNLYVPTEDGPLTKKRDEATLNPPDTDIRDSGKKPVMLFLHGGSYMEGTGNMFDGSVLAAYGNVIVATLNYRLGVLGFLSTGDQAAKGNYGLLDQIQALRWLSENIAHFGGDPERITIFGSGAGASCVNLLILSHHSEGLFQKAIAQSGTAISSWSVNYQPLKYTRLLAAKVGCDREDSTEAVECLRRKPSRELVDQDVQPARYHIAFGPVVDGDVVPDDPEILMQQGEFLNYDMLIGVNQGEGLKFVEDSAESEDGVSASAFDFTVSNFVDNLYGYPEGKDVLRETIKFMYTDWADRDNGEMRRKTLLALFTDHQWVAPAVATAKLHADYQSPVYFYTFYHHCQAEGRPEWADAAHGDELPYVFGVPMVGATDLFPCNFSKNDVMLSAVVMTYWTNFAKTGDPNQPVPQDTKFIHTKPNRFEEVVWSKFNSKEKQYLHIGLKPRVRDNYRANKVAFWLELVPHLHNLHTELFTTTTRLPPYATRWPPRPPPGASGTRRPPPPATLPPEPEPEPGPRAYDRFPGDSRDYSTELSVTVAVGASLLFLNILAFAALYYKRDRRQELRCRRLSPPGGSGSGVPAGGPLLPAAGRELPPEEELVSLQLKRAGGVGADPAEALRPACPPDYTLALRRAPDDVPLLAPGALTLLPSGLGPPPPPPSLHPFGPFPPPPPTAAGHNNTLPHPHSTTRV, from the exons ATGTGGCTCCTGGCGCTGTGTCTGGTGGGGCTGGCAGGGGCTCaacgggggggagggggtcccGGTGGCGGCGCCCCGGGCAGCCCAGGCCTGGGCCTCAGCAGCCTCGGGGAGGAACGCTTTCCGGTGGTGAACACGGCCTACGGGCGAGTGCGCGGCGTGCGGCGCGAGCTCAACAACGAGATCCTGGGTCCGGTCGTGCAGTTTTTGGGTGTGCCCTACGCCACGCCACCCCTGGGCGCCCGCCGCTTCCAGCCGCCCGAGGCCCCCGCCTCGTGGCCCGGCGTGCGCAACGCCACCACCCTGCCGCCCGCCTGCCCGCAGAACCTGCACGGCGCGCTGCCTTCAATCATGCTGCCTGTGTGGTTCACCGACAACTTGGAAGCTGCCGCCACCTACGTGCAGAACCAGAGCGAGGACTGCCTGTACCTCAACCTCTACGTGCCCACCGAGGACG GTCCGCTCACAAAAAAACGTGACGAGGCGACGCTCAATCCGCCAGACACAG ATATCCGGGACTCGGGGAAGAAGCCCGTGATGCTGTTTCTCCACGGCGGCTCCTACATGGAGGGCACCGGGAACATGTTTGATGGCTCCGTCCTGGCCGCCTATGGCAACGTCATTGTAGCCACGCTCAACTACCGGCTTGGGGTGCTCG GCTTTCTCAGCACCGGGGACCAGGCTGCAAAAGGCAACTATGGACTCCTAGACCAGATCCAGGCACTGCGATGGCTCAGTGAAAACATTGCCCACTTCGGGGGTGACCCTGAGCGCATCACCATCTTTGGAtctggggcaggggcttcctgTGTCAACCTTTTGATCCTCTCTCACCATTCAGAAG GCTTGTTCCAGAAGGCCATCGCCCAGAGCGGCACTGCCATTTCCAGTTGGTCTGTCAACTACCAGCCACTCAAGTACACGCGCCTGCTGGCGGCCAAAGTGGGCTGTGACCGCGAGGACAGCACCGAAGCCGTGGAGTGTCTGCGCCGGAAGCCCTCCCGGGAGCTGGTGGACCAGGATGTACAGCCCGCCCG TTACCACATCGCCTTTGGGCCCGTGGTGGACGGTGACGTCGTCCCCGATGACCCCGAGATCCTCATGCAGCAGGGAGAGTTCCTCAACTATGACATGCTTATTGGCGTCAACCAAGGAGAAGGCCTCAAGTTTGTGGAGGACTCCGCAGAGAGTGAGGACGGCGTGTCTGCCAGCGCCTTTGACTTTACCGTCTCCAACTTTGTGGACAACCTGTATGGctaccctgagggcaaggatgtgCTTCGGGAGACCATCAAGTTCATGTACACAGACTGGGCCGACCGGGACAATGGCGAGATGCGAAGAAAGACCCTGCTGGCGCTCTTTACAGACCACCAGTGGGTGGCACCAGCTGTGGCCACCGCCAAGCTACACGCTGACTACCAGTCCCCCGTCTACTTTTATACCTTCTACCACCACTGCCAGGCTGAGGGCCGGCCCGAGTGGGCAGACGCAGCACACGGGGACGAGCTACCCTATGTCTTTGGCGTGCCCATGGTGGGTGCCACCGACCTCTTCCCCTGCAACTTCTCCAAGAATGACGTCATGCTCAGCGCTGTGGTCATGACCTACTGGACCAACTTCGCCAAGACTGG CGACCCCAACCAGCCGGTGCCGCAGGACACCAAGTTCATCCACACCAAGCCCAACCGCTTCGAGGAGGTGGTGTGGAGCAAGTTCAACAGCAAGGAGAAGCAGTACCTGCACATTGGCCTGAAGCCCCGCGTGCGCGACAACTACCGCGCCAACAAGGTGGCCTTCTGGCTGGAGCTGGTGCCGCACCTGCACAACCTGCACACGGAGCTCTTCACCACCACCACGCGCCTGCCGCCCTACGCCACGCGCTGGCCACCGCGCCCGCCTCCCGGCGCCTCTGGCACCCGCCGGCCCCCACCGCCCGCCACGCTGCCGCCCGAGCCTGAGCCCGAACCGGGCCCGCGGGCCTACGACCGCTTCCCCGGGGACTCCCGGGACTACTCCACCGAGCTCAGCGTCACGGTGGCGGTGGGCGCCTCGCTGCTCTTCCTCAACATCCTGGCCTTCGCTGCGCTCTACTACAAGCGGGACCGGCGGCAGGAGCTGCGGTGCCGGCGGCTCAGCCCCCCGGGGGGCTCGGGCTCGGGAGTGCCGGCCGGGGGCCCCCTGCTGCCTGCCGCGGGCCGGGAGCTGCCACCCGAGGAGGAGCTGGTGTCGCTGCAGCTGAAGCGCGCAGGGGGCGTCGGGGCGGACCCCGCCGAGGCCCTGCGCCCCGCCTGCCCGCCCGACTACACGCTGGCCCTGCGCCGAGCGCCGGACGACGTGCCTCTGCTGGCCCCCGGGGCGCTGACCCTGCTGCCCAGCGGCctggggccgccgccgccgcccccctccctgcaccccttcgggcccttcccgccgccgccccccacTGCCGCCGGCCACAACAACACGCTCCCGCACCCCCACTCCACCACTCGGGTATAG
- the NLGN2 gene encoding neuroligin-2 isoform X2, which yields MWLLALCLVGLAGAQRGGGGPGGGAPGSPGLGLSSLGEERFPVVNTAYGRVRGVRRELNNEILGPVVQFLGVPYATPPLGARRFQPPEAPASWPGVRNATTLPPACPQNLHGALPSIMLPVWFTDNLEAAATYVQNQSEDCLYLNLYVPTEDDIRDSGKKPVMLFLHGGSYMEGTGNMFDGSVLAAYGNVIVATLNYRLGVLGFLSTGDQAAKGNYGLLDQIQALRWLSENIAHFGGDPERITIFGSGAGASCVNLLILSHHSEGLFQKAIAQSGTAISSWSVNYQPLKYTRLLAAKVGCDREDSTEAVECLRRKPSRELVDQDVQPARYHIAFGPVVDGDVVPDDPEILMQQGEFLNYDMLIGVNQGEGLKFVEDSAESEDGVSASAFDFTVSNFVDNLYGYPEGKDVLRETIKFMYTDWADRDNGEMRRKTLLALFTDHQWVAPAVATAKLHADYQSPVYFYTFYHHCQAEGRPEWADAAHGDELPYVFGVPMVGATDLFPCNFSKNDVMLSAVVMTYWTNFAKTGDPNQPVPQDTKFIHTKPNRFEEVVWSKFNSKEKQYLHIGLKPRVRDNYRANKVAFWLELVPHLHNLHTELFTTTTRLPPYATRWPPRPPPGASGTRRPPPPATLPPEPEPEPGPRAYDRFPGDSRDYSTELSVTVAVGASLLFLNILAFAALYYKRDRRQELRCRRLSPPGGSGSGVPAGGPLLPAAGRELPPEEELVSLQLKRAGGVGADPAEALRPACPPDYTLALRRAPDDVPLLAPGALTLLPSGLGPPPPPPSLHPFGPFPPPPPTAAGHNNTLPHPHSTTRV from the exons ATGTGGCTCCTGGCGCTGTGTCTGGTGGGGCTGGCAGGGGCTCaacgggggggagggggtcccGGTGGCGGCGCCCCGGGCAGCCCAGGCCTGGGCCTCAGCAGCCTCGGGGAGGAACGCTTTCCGGTGGTGAACACGGCCTACGGGCGAGTGCGCGGCGTGCGGCGCGAGCTCAACAACGAGATCCTGGGTCCGGTCGTGCAGTTTTTGGGTGTGCCCTACGCCACGCCACCCCTGGGCGCCCGCCGCTTCCAGCCGCCCGAGGCCCCCGCCTCGTGGCCCGGCGTGCGCAACGCCACCACCCTGCCGCCCGCCTGCCCGCAGAACCTGCACGGCGCGCTGCCTTCAATCATGCTGCCTGTGTGGTTCACCGACAACTTGGAAGCTGCCGCCACCTACGTGCAGAACCAGAGCGAGGACTGCCTGTACCTCAACCTCTACGTGCCCACCGAGGACG ATATCCGGGACTCGGGGAAGAAGCCCGTGATGCTGTTTCTCCACGGCGGCTCCTACATGGAGGGCACCGGGAACATGTTTGATGGCTCCGTCCTGGCCGCCTATGGCAACGTCATTGTAGCCACGCTCAACTACCGGCTTGGGGTGCTCG GCTTTCTCAGCACCGGGGACCAGGCTGCAAAAGGCAACTATGGACTCCTAGACCAGATCCAGGCACTGCGATGGCTCAGTGAAAACATTGCCCACTTCGGGGGTGACCCTGAGCGCATCACCATCTTTGGAtctggggcaggggcttcctgTGTCAACCTTTTGATCCTCTCTCACCATTCAGAAG GCTTGTTCCAGAAGGCCATCGCCCAGAGCGGCACTGCCATTTCCAGTTGGTCTGTCAACTACCAGCCACTCAAGTACACGCGCCTGCTGGCGGCCAAAGTGGGCTGTGACCGCGAGGACAGCACCGAAGCCGTGGAGTGTCTGCGCCGGAAGCCCTCCCGGGAGCTGGTGGACCAGGATGTACAGCCCGCCCG TTACCACATCGCCTTTGGGCCCGTGGTGGACGGTGACGTCGTCCCCGATGACCCCGAGATCCTCATGCAGCAGGGAGAGTTCCTCAACTATGACATGCTTATTGGCGTCAACCAAGGAGAAGGCCTCAAGTTTGTGGAGGACTCCGCAGAGAGTGAGGACGGCGTGTCTGCCAGCGCCTTTGACTTTACCGTCTCCAACTTTGTGGACAACCTGTATGGctaccctgagggcaaggatgtgCTTCGGGAGACCATCAAGTTCATGTACACAGACTGGGCCGACCGGGACAATGGCGAGATGCGAAGAAAGACCCTGCTGGCGCTCTTTACAGACCACCAGTGGGTGGCACCAGCTGTGGCCACCGCCAAGCTACACGCTGACTACCAGTCCCCCGTCTACTTTTATACCTTCTACCACCACTGCCAGGCTGAGGGCCGGCCCGAGTGGGCAGACGCAGCACACGGGGACGAGCTACCCTATGTCTTTGGCGTGCCCATGGTGGGTGCCACCGACCTCTTCCCCTGCAACTTCTCCAAGAATGACGTCATGCTCAGCGCTGTGGTCATGACCTACTGGACCAACTTCGCCAAGACTGG CGACCCCAACCAGCCGGTGCCGCAGGACACCAAGTTCATCCACACCAAGCCCAACCGCTTCGAGGAGGTGGTGTGGAGCAAGTTCAACAGCAAGGAGAAGCAGTACCTGCACATTGGCCTGAAGCCCCGCGTGCGCGACAACTACCGCGCCAACAAGGTGGCCTTCTGGCTGGAGCTGGTGCCGCACCTGCACAACCTGCACACGGAGCTCTTCACCACCACCACGCGCCTGCCGCCCTACGCCACGCGCTGGCCACCGCGCCCGCCTCCCGGCGCCTCTGGCACCCGCCGGCCCCCACCGCCCGCCACGCTGCCGCCCGAGCCTGAGCCCGAACCGGGCCCGCGGGCCTACGACCGCTTCCCCGGGGACTCCCGGGACTACTCCACCGAGCTCAGCGTCACGGTGGCGGTGGGCGCCTCGCTGCTCTTCCTCAACATCCTGGCCTTCGCTGCGCTCTACTACAAGCGGGACCGGCGGCAGGAGCTGCGGTGCCGGCGGCTCAGCCCCCCGGGGGGCTCGGGCTCGGGAGTGCCGGCCGGGGGCCCCCTGCTGCCTGCCGCGGGCCGGGAGCTGCCACCCGAGGAGGAGCTGGTGTCGCTGCAGCTGAAGCGCGCAGGGGGCGTCGGGGCGGACCCCGCCGAGGCCCTGCGCCCCGCCTGCCCGCCCGACTACACGCTGGCCCTGCGCCGAGCGCCGGACGACGTGCCTCTGCTGGCCCCCGGGGCGCTGACCCTGCTGCCCAGCGGCctggggccgccgccgccgcccccctccctgcaccccttcgggcccttcccgccgccgccccccacTGCCGCCGGCCACAACAACACGCTCCCGCACCCCCACTCCACCACTCGGGTATAG
- the SPEM1 gene encoding spermatid maturation protein 1, producing MAMAERPRPGWASYHSSNTNNCQDLGNSILLLLGLIICINISINMVTLLWRRLRGFLHQVFHIVYEKEASKSSSPGKQTQPPKQSTPAVHLRCTMDPVKMTVTPPPTRRHRYRGSSGRRAHRPVAWAPDTDDEEKSPHQHPAACCHNWDHPADWEGFQSTKGFWGPWPQDAVEPTPQTIRFQQTIEGRPLKGEMQSEMGLEAYVYPVNPPPPSPQTQSHKNSGAGPRAQAEQEQCTPAPPVPPPARGPAIVPDIPRCRSSGRVVYDARDVRRRLQELTREVEALSHCYPLGSRSSNAEEIGKDWVYRSLTER from the exons ATGGCCATGGCTGAGCGGCCACGGCCCGGGTGGGCCTCATATCACAGCTCCAACACCAACAACTGTCAGGATCTGGGCAACTCCATCCTGTTGCTGCTGGGCCTCATCATCTGCATTAACATTAGCATCAATATGGTGACACTG CTCTGGCGCAGACTCCGTGGCTTCTTACACCAAGTGTTCCATATTGTTTATGAGAAAG AAGCTTCTAAGTCATCCTCACCTGGGAAGCAGACCCAGCCTCCGAAGCAGAGCACCCCTGCAGTCCACCTTCGATGCACCATGGACCCCGTGAAAATGACTGTGACTCCCCCACCCACTCGCCGCCACCGCTATCGAGGCTCTTCAGGCCGCCGCGCCCACCGCCCAGTAGCCTGGGCCCCTGACACTGACGACGAGGAGAAGTCCCCACATCAGCACCCTGCAGCCTGCTGCCACAACTGGGATCACCCCGCAGATTGGGAAGGCTTCCAGTCCACAAAGGGCTTCTGGGGTCCCTGGCCCCAGGATGCTGTGGAGCCCACTCCCCAGACCATTCGCTTCCAGCAGACCATAGAAGGCAGGCCCCTGAAAGGCGAGATGCAGTCAGAGATGGGCCTAGAGGCCTATGTGTACCCCGTGAATCCCCCGCCCCCAAGCCCTCAGACGCAGAGCCACAAGAACAGCggagcagggcccagggcccaaGCCGAGCAGGAGCAAtgcacccctgcccctcctgtcccGCCGCCTGCCCGGGGCCCAGCAATCGTCCCTGACATCCCCCGGTGCCGCTCCTCGGGCCGTGTAGTGTACGATGCCCGTGATGTGAGGCGGCGGCTCCAGGAGCTGACCCGAGAGGTGGAGGCCCTGTCTCACTGTTACCCCCTGGGCTCCAGATCCAGCAATGCTGAAGAGATAGGCAAGGACTGGGTGTACCGTTCCCTGACAGAGAGGTGA
- the SPEM2 gene encoding uncharacterized protein SPEM2 — translation MENQLWYDNVGCCNQHQEHLQDPEDLLLLLLGLIVLVNIGINVVTVMWHGLQNGLEKVICWINQKNEILKACESSPKEFSAKAQDVHIHCTLDPVEVKMAPPACYSSSSYHLRHNSRCCCQHPQSRRRPRSRRPSPRRGPDHHHHPCSHQWGLKNGRHVRHNRSGFHSHHHSRKMSQLRPVPFFDGEDLDSYLEEEDDLAFPHPKCPWGRWRELYQHRGLPSNLGLWGRQGGILASLPPPSLYLSPELRRLPKRVEAKSELRLQSYGPHCSQSRIWGNLEAEQWGSSPPPLRRLPPNPSWAPTGYSPYTSAAQLLYDSWDQWRGGTEGSEPPFALVPRGSRPEAREHCSPQAHRRSLPSHAYSQPNRSPHPSTGHLGYSSRDPHEVRRRAAEWAEALPARHPLTASASLTILGETSYQRAPAPSSALLPHSSQPLSADQAPEPPQAQPTFMPLSRNPGGNAGYQVYDSLELKRQVQESRARASSLPPPSTSASRPSLHRSRTGKLH, via the exons ATGGAAAACCAGCTCTGGTATGACAACGTGGGGTGCTGCAACCAACACCAAGAACATCTCCAGGATCCTGAAGACTtactgctcctgctgctgggcctcATCGTTCTTGTCAACATTGGGATCAACGTGGTGACTGTG ATGTGGCACGGGCTCCAGAATGGCTTAGAGAAGGTGATCTGTTGGATTAATCAGAAAA ATGAAATCTTAAAGGCCTGTGAAAGTTCCCCCAAAGAATTCTCAGCCAAGGCCCAAGATGTCCACATTCACTGCACCCTGGACCCTGTAGAGGTGAAGATGGCCCCGCCTGCTTGCTACTCCTCTTCCTCCTACCACCTCCGTCACAACTCCCGCTGCTGCTGCCAACACCCCCAGAGCCGACGCCGCCCCCGCAGTcgccgccccagcccccgccgCGGCCCTGACCACCATCACCACCCTTGCAGCCACCAGTGGGGGCTGAAGAACGGGAGGCACGTCCGGCACAACCGCTCAGGCTTCCATAGCCACCATCACAGCCGCAAGATGTCACAGCTGCGGCCCGTGCCCTTCTTCGATGGGGAAGACCTGGACTCCTacctggaggaggaggatgacCTGGCTTTCCCACACCCCAAGTGCCCCTGGGGGCGCTGGAGAGAGCTTTACCAGCACAGGGGCCTGCCCTCCAATCTGGGGCTGTGGGGCCGCCAGGGGGGGATCCTGGCCAGCCTGccacctccctctctctacctctcccctgAGCTGCGCCGCCTGCCCAAGCGCGTGGAGGCCAAGTCAGAACTGAGGCTGCAGTCTTATGGGCCCCACTGTTCCCAGTCCCGAATCTGGGGCAATCTGGAGGCTGAACAGTGGggctcttcccctccacccctccgCCGGCTGCCCCCAAACCCTTCCTGGGCCCCCACAGGGTACAGCCCTTACACCTCGGCTGCCCAGCTGCTCTATGACTCCTGGGACCAGTGGCGGGGGGGCACCGAGGGCTCTGAGCCTCCTTTTGCCCTGGTGCCCCGGGGCTCCCGGCCCGAGGCCCGGGAGCATTGTTCTCCACAGGCCCACAGGCGGAGCCTCCCCAGCCATGCATACAGCCAGCCCAACCGCAGCCCCCACCCATCCACCGGCCACTTGGGCTACAGCTCCCGGGATCCCCACGAGGTTCGGCGCCGAGCGGCTGAATGGGCAGAGGCCCTACCCGCTCGGCACCCCCTAacagcctctgcctccctcactaTATTGGGTGAGACCTCATACCAAcgggccccagcccccagctcggCCCTGCTCCCCCACTCTTCCCAGCCCCTGTCTGCCGACCAGGCTCCCGAGCCCCCCCAAGCCCAGCCCACCTTCATGCCGCTCAGCAGGAACCCAGGCGGCAATGCAGGCTACCAGGTGTACGACAGCCTGGAGCTGAAGCGACAGGTGCAGGAGAGCCGAGCGAGGGCCAgctctctgcctccaccttcGACCTCGGCCTCCAGGCCCTCCCTGCACAGGAGCCGGACCGGGAAGCTTCACTGA